In Phyllopteryx taeniolatus isolate TA_2022b chromosome 5, UOR_Ptae_1.2, whole genome shotgun sequence, the DNA window acacacacagagcagcaacacatacaaaaagaTCATACAATAACACTtacaggcatacattctttcTGCTCTGTGGGTACAATGACTATGACTGGAGCTTACAGTCATTGGGGACCTtctttgcctcttcttcttgctctcaATTACACTGCATCTACATCctgtagagctcagtgctgctcagaatgctgcagcaCAGCATGATACTACCCTGCAAGCGCGCAACTCAAAATTCAGTAaagtactgttaaaaaaaagatttgtttacAAATCTGGGAAATACAGTAGCTGGTGGCAAacagtgaaccgcgatatacttggggttcactgtataggTGTTTGGGCTTAAGTTCCAAACATGCAGTCTTGCTTTACTTGCCATTTCTGTGTATTTAATGTTACAGTGTCATGCAGCGGGTAATCATCTTGCTCAACCAGGTGGCTGTCTCTGTGGAGAACAATGCAGGTCTTCAAGCACAGATGGAGAACACTGCCAAAGCTGCCAAACAGCATCAAGAGCACAATCGTGTACTCAAACAAGTCAGAACGAATCACAGCTTCATGACATAGTACATATTGCAAAATGAGACTGTGGTAAATATAATCATTTCCCCTAGACTCTCTATGATGAGGAAAAAGTCATTTCAGAAAAGAATCAGCAGCTGAAGCTTGAAGTTGAGAGCCTGTCCAGTCAGCTGAAGATGGCAGAAGAAGGTAAGTATTCTTGGCAACCTTTCAagaagtggcaaaagtactcacactctgtacagTAGAAGTAGagatatatatgtaaaaaaaaaaaaaaaaaaagactcgtaAAAgcaaaagtactgattcaactcctttcgttaaaaagtacagactacaaaaagtacaaaatcaaaaagtaaaaatgaatttttactgACAAGTATAAACTATACCAGTGGTTCTCACTGGGACCTCCATTTTcttattgttgcaaagtcttgacccacttttatagatttttaagattttctttgtttaaaatagcctctgaaaacacatgtacactatgttatattttttaatgccattttaaatgagtttgttgtaccgccaaaagcatattgcttGACATGATTTTCGTCAGCCAAAGGCTGTGCTGCActatatttgtttacagagtaaactagTGACTAGAGCTCAAGGAAGAAGCATTTCTTGTTCTTGTGGTTTCCTACCATTTTCCATGTGGGAACTTCGTAAacctctgtactgtactgaaaaaatctaaataggaatacgtgtctttttttttactagctgtctGCAACctatgttgttgttggttttcagATTAGACTGATAATTTCTGAGCCCCAGACCCTCATGGTTTTTAGGCCAGCACAAGACACAACGCATTTGCTACGAATCATACTTGGAGCAGACAAAATTAAAGCATTCACTTAAATAGGGCCACGGATGGgcaatatcttgcttctctgaatctgttgcattcattgattcattttccataccgcttagccttactagggttgtgggtgtgctggagcctatcccaacggactctgggcgagaggtggggaacaccctgaactggtcaccagccaacagcagagcacatagaaacaaactcacattcacacctaagggcaatttaaagtcttcagttaacctatcatgcacgtttttaggatgtgggaggaaaccggagtatccggagaaaacccacgcaggcatgtggagaacatgcaaactccacgcaggcgaggccagaGCCCAGGtctctcagaactgtgactcAGATGTACTaacggtcggccaccgtgccgcctatctgttacattgttgttgttaagtACACATATCTGGGTTCAAATTTTGGCAGTTAAAATATTATAAAGTCAATGATACTAGTCCAGATatgtaaaaaaatctatttaagtacagtaacaaagtatttgtacttggctACTTCACACCACTGCGCCTTTCTTccataataattataaaaagcTGTATAAAAGCTGAATTTGCCACAGTGGACGATTGAGCACCCCAAAGCAACTCATTTGAAGTCCTGCTTGTGTGTGCAGCTGTGCACAAGTCCCACACTGAAGTGGAGGCCATGAACAGGCAGGCCAAAGGTCTGGCTAAGGAGTACGAACGACTGCTGAGCGACCATCATCAGCTCCAGGTAACTAAACGTGGATGCATACATGAAGATGATGTGTTCACTGACCCTGATAACACTTCTGATTATTTGATACTATTTTTGATCAACAGAATCTTGAGAGtgctgaagacaaaaaaatccaatgatAAACGGGGAAGGATACTGCCAATTCTTTAAgtggacatattatggaaaatttactttttattgtttgtatataGATAGAAAGGGAACTTATATTATATTATGAGTTACAAGCCGCCActtcattgatttttttgcttcgtgttgcaagccaaaatctTGAGTTACGAGTAAGCTTCAGATACATTGCTGCTCAAGTGAAGAGAAAAATAATGGATATGTTGGGGTACTGTAAAACCATTTACAGAAcaagacaaacagtcaaacacacaaatacaaaatgagaaacaCTCACAAGGACCTGCTGTAGGGCACAACTCACATTCAGAccctcacacgcagactaagcAGCCAAcctgactccagctcctgacgtcactcatTAGACCACGCCACTtgaaggcacacatccaacacatgaATACTACAGTATTCTTATAGatattacactttataaaaccagtttatttcagtcctttgtattgtttatgttttgattcaatgcagtgctatttttcttttttaatcaaaaacaaGTAAGGAAAACGTGGAGTTTTGGTGGGGCTGGAATGGAcgtcatttcaattcatttcaatagggaaaatttattttatatgcAGCACGAATAAAGTGGGTTACCATCTTACcagcttggtcatggaacaaatgaaacttgtaACTCAAGGTACTGTAGTTGGTTTTGTTCACTGGAGTGCCTGATAagccatcaagtgtgaaattaaacaaccaagtcaatcttttgtTACCTGCCTATTTCTGTAAATGTGTCTGAGTGAGCCCTGGCTTCTGCACTTCCGCCCACTGTTATGTAACAGCAAAGAttgggggactcgagtcaaatgacttgaccCAAGTTGACttgagttgccagttttatgacttgtgacttgcttgCAAAATACTTAAGGcttgacttgactttagacttgCTAGCAAAgagacttgaactacatgacttgaccagtcatctcgtttagagttggaaatctgcattttaattaagacagtttgctattattatttttttttaaaagacagacaaagacagaaagaaagagaaagaaagaaagaaagaaagaaagaaagaaagaaagaaagaaagaaagaaagaaagaaagaaagaaagaaaaagaaataacaactttttttgaggggggtcATTCCAGTCAACCTGGCAACATAGTCTGCATTGTTGCGCACTTACCAGTGTGAagtagccacctgcatgaacaacgatggaaggagctccaaacagtggcgtcgctaggcctattttagggggctTTGGCCCCCCTAAAAACTTgtcaagccccccaaaaaatatttggtggTATGTGTTAATGGTGAAGGTTTATAGTCCTAGCCCCCTAAAACCAATCTTCAGCCCCACCAATTAGGTTTTGTGCAGGCATAAATCTCCATCAGCTCAACAAAAAATGTCTTGGCCACACAAAACGTCAAAATGTAGCGCTGCCTCTGGCTCCAAAGATAATgcaatttggattcaaggattatatTGTTAATAGAATGTGCAAAAAGAGGCTGGCAACTTGCATGTTTTGCAGCTCGTGTATTAAAGACACAACAGCAACGACGTCGAACTTCATCTGTcactacaaaacaaaaagacaggtaagctaatttTAACAGTTTAGCTACCTGGTCAAACACTTAAGTTTCATAGACTAGTTTGGGACgattaaacataaaaatgtaattgtgaacattttagtacagctaagtaacgAACTAGGGGTGGGTTGGTTTATGATAATTGTCTGAACCTTTCGTTTCACTTCATAGGCccgcaaaactttttttctctctctctctctctctctctcactaaTGAGGCAAAGCAATGTGCACTCCTG includes these proteins:
- the bcap29 gene encoding B-cell receptor-associated protein 29 isoform X1; translated protein: MTLQWTAVAFFLYAEIAVNLILCVPFISAQRWRLVFNWRIWKWLSPYWNKCFFTMIMVLMVLFFDAAREVHKYSSPEPMQEAKVNSNLFDHLHMRLFRAQRNLYISGFSFFLWLVMQRVIILLNQVAVSVENNAGLQAQMENTAKAAKQHQEHNRVLKQTLYDEEKVISEKNQQLKLEVESLSSQLKMAEEVLLVCAAVHKSHTEVEAMNRQAKGLAKEYERLLSDHHQLQNLESAEDKKIQ
- the bcap29 gene encoding B-cell receptor-associated protein 29 isoform X2; amino-acid sequence: MTLQWTAVAFFLYAEIAVNLILCVPFISAQRWRLVFNWRIWKWLSPYWNKCFFTMIMVLMVLFFDAAREVHKYSSPEPMQEAKVNSNLFDHLHMRLFRAQRNLYISGFSFFLWLVMQRVIILLNQVAVSVENNAGLQAQMENTAKAAKQHQEHNRVLKQTLYDEEKVISEKNQQLKLEVESLSSQLKMAEEAVHKSHTEVEAMNRQAKGLAKEYERLLSDHHQLQNLESAEDKKIQ